The following proteins come from a genomic window of Phycodurus eques isolate BA_2022a chromosome 9, UOR_Pequ_1.1, whole genome shotgun sequence:
- the LOC133408042 gene encoding protocadherin gamma-A11-like yields the protein MEAKNIHPSRGGMRWRRAACLFVFWCFFLNATEAQIRYSIPEEMKKGSLVGNVAQDLGLDLKRLRSGRARIVTGENVQYAELRADKGLLVVRERIDREQLCGDVTPCSFTFEILLENPMELHPVTIEVLDVNDNAPTFKNNYLQFEMSELAALGSRFVLESPYDADVGTNGVQSYVLTPSDHFVLKQHVSPGGSKHAEMVLQKALDREQQPRLSLKLVAVDGGNPQRSGTVNIEINILDINDNVPVFNQTVYKAKVTENAAKGTHVLTVNATDADSGSNGKVTYSFSKSNAEIADLFHIDELTGCISVVNQIDYEKDKTIEFMVDAKDQGGLSESTKVEIEVLDLNDNVPVLNVMSFTSPVSEDSPAGTTIGIMNVKDQDSGENGHVRCAIQGRVPFRMKSNVRNYFALVTDADFDRESVSEYNITVVASDAGSPPLSAERTFHLKVSDVNDNAPVFAVSFYRADLAENNSPGVSVLRVSAKDPDENQNARVSYMLEQGEIGGTPIASFVSVNAQSGVVSAVRSFDYERMKRLDFAVRAQDGGSPPLCGNVSVGILIRDQNDNAPQVLYPVPPHAETVPRSADAGYLVTKVVAVDVDSGQNAWLSYKVQHKFATDRGALFEVGLHNGEMRTVRRVTDKDAVKQRLTVVVEDNGRPSRSATVAVNVALADGFPEVPRSEFADDFSEDDDDRLTFYLVSALAAVSFLFVASLLLIVSLKVYRWRRSRVPYRSDLPVIPYYPPRYCDTLGTAGTLPHVYSYEACAAAKGHVTNTQAVSQSLVSVDGADADVPRGGEQTSGNCSRMSTLVSQISTFV from the coding sequence GGGAGAACGTCCAGTACGCCGAGCTGAGGGCGGACAAAGGGCTCCTGGTTGTCCGTGAGAGGATAGATCGAGAACAGCTGTGTGGAGACGTGACGCCGTGCAGCTTCACCTTCGAGATTTTGTTGGAAAACCCCATGGAATTGCACCCGGTCACCATCGAAGTGTTGGACGTCAACGACAACGCgcccacttttaaaaataattatttgcaatTTGAAATGAGCGAATTGGCTGCACTTGGCTCCCGTTTTGTTCTGGAGAGTCCGTATGATGCTGACGTGGGTACAAACGGCGTGCAGAGTTACGTTTTAACACCGAGTGATCATTTTGTGTTGAAGCAACACGTCAGTCCGGGAGGAAGTAAACATGCAGAAATGGTCCTGCAGAAAGCCTTAGACAGAGAACAGCAGCCGCGACTTTCCCTTAAATTAGTGGCTGTGGACGGTGGGAATCCACAGAGGTCAGGTACGGTAAATattgaaattaatattttagaCATAAATGATAATGTTCCTGTGTTTAATCAAACCGTTTACAAAGCAAAAGTGACTGAAAATGCAGCAAAAGGCACTCACGTTCTGACTGTGAATGCCACTGATGCCGATAGCGGTTCAAATGGGAAAGTCACATACtcgttttcaaaatcaaatgcaGAAATCGCAGATTTGTTTCATATCGATGAGCTGACAGGATGCATTTCGGTTGTAAACCAAATTGATtatgaaaaagacaaaacgaTCGAGTTCATGGTTGACGCCAAAGATCAAGGAGGACTGAGTGAGTCCACCAAAGTGGAAATCGAAGTCCTGGATTTGAATGATAACGTCCCCGTCCTCAACGTGATGTCCTTCACGAGTCCGGTTTCAGAAGACTCCCCGGCTGGTACCACGATTGGTATCATGAACGTGAAAGACCAGGATTCTGGCGAAAACGGTCACGTGAGGTGCGCCATCCAAGGCCGCGTTCCATTTCGCATGAAATCCAACGTGCGAAATTATTTTGCCTTGGTGACCGATGCCGATTTCGATCGCGAAAGCGTGTCCGAATATAACATCACGGTCGTCGCGTCGGACGCCGGCTCGCCTCCCCTCTCCGCCGAGagaacttttcatttgaaagtttCCGACGTGAACGACAACGCTCCTGTGTTTGCCGTCAGCTTTTATCGTGCCGACCTCGCCGAAAACAACTCGCCGGGTGTTTCCGTGCTGAGAGTGAGCGCCAAAGACCCAGATGAAAACCAGAACGCTCGTGTCTCTTACATGTTGGAGCAGGGCGAGATCGGGGGAACTCCGATTGCCTCGTTTGTGTCCGTGAACGCCCAAAGCGGCGTCGTCAGCGCCGTGCGCTCCTTCGACTACGAGCGGATGAAGCGGCTGGACTTTGCGGTGCGAGCGCAGGACGGAGGCTCCCCTCCTCTCTGCGGCAACGTGAGCGTGGGCATCCTGATCCGGGACCAGAACGACAACGCCCCTCAGGTCCTGTACCCGGTCCCGCCGCACGCCGAAACGGTGCCTCGTTCGGCAGACGCGGGCTATCTGGTGACTAAAGTGGTGGCCGTGGACGTGGACTCCGGACAGAACGCCTGGCTCTCCTATAAAGTGCAGCACAAATTTGCCACAGACAGGGGGGCGCTGTTTGAAGTGGGCCTCCACAATGGAGAAATGCGAACTGTCCGCCGAGTGACCGATAAAGACGCCGTCAAACAAAGACTGACCGTCGTCGTGGAGGACAACGGGCGGCCCTCTCGTTCGGCCACGGTGGCGGTGAACGTGGCGCTGGCGGACGGCTTCCCCGAAGTGCCGAGGTCGGAGTTCGCCGACGACTTtagcgaggacgacgacgaccggCTGACTTTTTACTTGGTCTCGGCTCTGGCTGCGGTCTCCTTCCTCTTCGTCGCCTCTTTGCTGCTTATCGTATCGCTCAAGGTGTACAGGTGGAGACGGTCTCGCGTCCCGTACCGCTCCGACCTCCCCGTCATTCCGTATTACCCGCCGCGCTACTGCGACACGTTGGGGACGGCGGGGACGCTCCCGCACGTCTACAGTTACGAGGCGTGCGCCGCCGCCAAAGGTCACGTGACGAACACGCAAGCCGTGAGTCAAAGTTTAGTGAGCGTGGACGGAGCGGACGCCGACGTGCCGCGCGGCGGCGAGCAGACGTCGGGGAACTGCTCTCGGATGTCGACTCTGGTGAGTCAAATCAGTACATTTGTATGA
- the LOC133407760 gene encoding protocadherin beta-16-like: protein MDRLWMRAVRGRWRTLFVVLCLCELRSVSGQARYSIPEEQAEGSFVGNIARDLGLDVARLGAGKARIITKGGRQYVDLKRDKGTLVIQERIDREELCGKTTPCSFTFDIILENPIQLYRVTVEVVDINDNSPSFPQSEIHLEIAESVTLGTRFSLANADDLDVALNDIQKYILKPSDHFKLEIQNQPDGERFIEMVLEKPLDREQEESLTLMLIASDGGEPHRSGTARIQITVLDANDNAPVCTQPVYKVDVRENSPAGTLIATVSASDADAGLNGDVTYSTPHMTKEERDLFHIDVKTGEIKVTGKLDFEKSKSYQLNVQARDHGGYTDTCKVFINIIDENDNVPTIKLMSFSQSIPEDSPQGATVAVFNVNDDDADGNGVVKCAINADVPFKIESSLAGYYTIVTENFLDRESVPEYNVTITVSDRGSPPLSSSQNVNVQISDVNDNPPEFRQSEYGKTVAENNPPGFSVLTVSAGDADWGRNARVSYFLEEKEVHGAAVSSFVSVHPESGVVRALRSFDYEQIKSFDFNVSARDSGSPPLSSAAAVRILIRDQNDNAPQVLYPVPPHAETVPRSADAGYLVTKVVAVDVDSGQNAWLSYKVQHKFATDRGALFEVGLHNGEMRTVRRVTDKDAVKQRLTVVVEDNGRPSRSATVAVNVALADGFPEVPRSEFADDFSEDDDDRLTFYLVSALVAVSFLFVACSLLIVSLKVYRWRRSRVPYRSDLPVIPYYPPRYCDTLGTAGTLPHVYSYEACAAAKGHVTNTQAVSQSLVSVDGADADVPRGGEQTSGNCSRMSTLVSQISTFVSIYVCFQNLYHGEALFLY, encoded by the coding sequence ATGGACCGTCTGTGGATGCGCGCTGTCAGAGGCCGATGGCGCACACTGTTTGTCGTTCTTTGTCTCTGTGAGCTGCGCTCCGTGAGCGGACAGGCTCGCTATTCCATACCGGAGGAGCAGGCGGAAGGCTCTTTCGTGGGGAACATTGCGAGAGATTTGGGCTTGGATGTGGCCAGACTAGGAGCAGGTAAAGCTCGTATTATTACGAAAGGAGGCCGACAGTATGTGGATTTAAAGCGAGACAAAGGCACACTTGTCATTCAAGAGCGCATCGACCGAGAGGAGCTTTGTGGAAAGACGACGCCCTGCAGCTTCACTTTCGACATCATTTTAGAAAATCCCATCCAACTTTATCGCGTGACAGTGGAGGTCGTGGACATTAATGACAACAGTCCGTCCTTCCCTCAGTCGGAAATTCATTTGGAAATTGCCGAAAGTGTGACACTTGGCACTCGTTTCTCTCTCGCGAATGCAGACGACCTTGATGTTGCACTTAATGATATTCAGAAATACATACTTAAACCATCAGATCATTTTAAATTGGAAATACAGAATCAGCCAGACGGTGAGCGTTTTATAGAAATGGTTTTAGAGAAGCCTTTAGACCGAGAACAGGAGGAGAGCCTGACACTCATGTTGATTGCGTCAGATGGCGGTGAGCCACATCGATCGGGGACGGCGAGAATTCAAATCACTGTGCTGGACGCCAACGACAACGCGCCAGTGTGCACTCAACCTGTTTACAAGGTCGATGTGCGAGAAAATTCACCTGCAGGAACCTTGATCGCGACTGTGAGTGCAAGCGACGCTGATGCGGGCCTCAACGGTGACGTCACTTATTCCACTCCTCATATGACCAAAGAAGAGAGAGACCTTTTTCACATAGATGTTAAAACGGGAGAGATTAAAGTTACAGGTAAATTAGATTTTGAGAAATCGAAGAGTTATCAGTTAAACGTCCAGGCAAGAGATCACGGAGGTTATACGGACACGTGTAAGGTTTTCATCAACATAATTGATGAGAACGACAACGTCCCCACAATCAAGTTGATGTCCTTTTCTCAGTCCATACCTGAGGATTCTCCCCAAGGTGCAACCGTGGCTGTTTTCAACGTGAATGATGACGACGCCGACGGCAACGGTGTTGTCAAGTGCGCCATTAACGCTGACGTCCCGTTTAAAATCGAGTCTTCGTTAGCAGGTTACTACACCATAGTGACCGAAAACTTCTTAGACCGGGAAAGCGTCCCCGAATATAACGTGACCATAACAGTGTCCGACCGAGGCTCTCCGCCGCTGTCTAGCAGTCAAAACGTCAACGTTCAAATATCCGACGTGAACGACAACCCGCCCGAATTCCGTCAGTCGGAATACGGGAAGACCGTAGCAGAGAACAACCCTCCCGGTTTTTCCGTCTTGACCGTCAGTGCCGGTGACGCGGACTGGGGCCGGAACGCTCGAGTCTCTTACTTCCTGGAGGAGAAAGAAGTTCACGGAGCGGCCGTGTCTTCTTTTGTCTCGGTCCACCCGGAGAGCGGCGTCGTCCGCGCGCTCCGATCCTTCGATTACGAACAAATCAAGTCGTTCGACTTCAACGTGAGCGCCCGCGACTCCGGGTCCCCTCCGCTGAGCTCCGCGGCCGCCGTTCGCATCCTGATCCGGGACCAGAACGACAACGCCCCTCAGGTCCTGTACCCGGTCCCGCCGCACGCCGAAACGGTGCCTCGTTCGGCAGACGCGGGCTATCTGGTGACGAAAGTGGTGGCCGTGGACGTGGACTCCGGACAGAACGCCTGGCTCTCCTATAAAGTGCAGCACAAATTTGCCACAGACAGGGGGGCGCTGTTTGAAGTGGGCCTCCACAATGGAGAAATGCGAACTGTCCGCCGAGTGACCGATAAAGACGCCGTCAAACAAAGACTGACCGTCGTCGTGGAGGACAACGGGCGGCCCTCTCGTTCGGCCACGGTGGCGGTGAACGTGGCGCTGGCGGACGGCTTCCCCGAAGTGCCGAGGTCGGAGTTCGCCGACGACTTtagcgaggacgacgacgaccggCTGACTTTTTACTTAGTCTCGGCTCTGGTTGCGGTCTCCTTCCTCTTCGTCGCCTGCTCGCTGCTTATCGTATCGCTCAAGGTGTACAGGTGGAGACGGTCTCGCGTCCCATACCGCTCCGACCTCCCCGTCATTCCGTACTATCCGCCGCGCTACTGCGACACGTTGGGGACGGCGGGGACGCTCCCGCACGTCTACAGTTACGAGGCGTGCGCCGCCGCCAAAGGTCACGTGACGAACACGCAAGCCGTGAGTCAAAGTTTAGTGAGCGTGGACGGAGCGGACGCCGACGTGCCGCGCGGCGGCGAGCAGACGTCGGGGAACTGCTCTCGGATGTCGACTCTGGTGAGTCAAATCAGTACATTTGTTTCAATCTATGTTTGTTTTCAGAATTTATATCATGGAGAAGCCTTGTTCTTGTAttga
- the LOC133408057 gene encoding protocadherin beta-11-like: MEAKNIHPSRGGMRWRRAACLFVFWCFFLNATEAQIRYSIPEEMKKGSLVGNVAQDLGLDLKRLRSGRARIVTGENVQYAELRADKGLLVVRERIDREQLCGDVTPCSFTFEILLENPMELHPVTIEVLDVNDNAPTFKNIFLQFEISESAALASRFVLESAYDADVGANGVQSYVLTPSDHFVLKQHVSPGGRKYAEMVLQKALDREQQPRLSLKLVAVDGGNPQRSGTVNIEINILDINDNVPVFNQTLYKAKVTENAAKGTHVLTVNATDADSGSNGKVTYSFSKLNAEIADLFHIDEMTGCISVVNQIDYEKDKTIEFMVDAKDQGGLSESTKVEIEVLDLNDNVPVLNVMSFTSPVSEDSPAGTTIGIMNVKDQDSGENGHVRCAIQGRVPFRMKSNVRNYFALVTDADFDRESVSEYNITVVASDAGSPPLSAERTFHLKVSDVNDNAPVFAVSFYRADLAENNSPGVSVLRVSAKDPDENQNARVSYMLEQGEIGGTPIASFVSVNAQSGVVSAVRSFDYERMKRLDFAVRAQDGGSPPLCGNVSVGILIRDQNDNAPQVLYPVPPHAETVPRSADAGYLVTKVVAVDVDSGQNAWLSYKVQHKFATDRGALFEVGLHNGEMRTVRRVTDKDAVKQRLTVVVEDNGRPSRSATVAVNVALADGFPEVPRSEFADDLSEDDDDRLTFYLVSALAAVSFLFVASLLLIVSLKVYRWRRSRVPYRSDLPVIPYYPPRYCDTLGTAGTLPHVYSYEACAAAKGHVTNTQAVSQSLVSVDGADADVPHGGEQTSGNCSRMSTLVSQIFCNSSSIVFVI; the protein is encoded by the coding sequence ATGGAGGCGAAAAACATTCATCCGAGCCGAGGAGGAATGCGATGGCGACGCGCGGCCTGCCTCTTtgtcttttggtgtttttttctcAACGCAACCGAGGCCCAAATCCGCTACTCGATCCCCGAGGAGATGAAAAAAGGCTCGCTCGTCGGAAATGTGGCCCAAGATCTCGGTTTGGATCTGAAAAGACTCCGTTCTGGGCGGGCCCGCATCGTGACCGGGGAGAACGTCCAGTACGCCGAGCTGAGGGCGGACAAAGGGCTCCTGGTTGTCCGTGAGAGGATAGATCGAGAACAGCTGTGTGGAGACGTGACGCCGTGCAGCTTCACCTTCGAGATTTTGTTGGAAAACCCCATGGAATTGCACCCGGTCACCATCGAAGTGTTGGACGTCAACGACAACGCgcccacttttaaaaatatttttttgcaatttgaaATAAGCGAGTCTGCTGCACTTGCCTCCCGTTTTGTTCTGGAGAGTGCGTATGATGCTGACGTGGGTGCAAACGGCGTGCAGAGTTACGTTTTAACACCGAGTGATCATTTTGTGTTGAAGCAACACGTCAGTCCGGGAGGCAGAAAATATGCAGAAATGGTCCTGCAGAAAGCCTTAGACAGAGAACAGCAGCCGCGACTTTCCCTTAAATTAGTGGCTGTGGACGGTGGGAATCCACAGAGGTCAGGTACGGTAAATattgaaattaatattttagacataaatgataatgttcctgtcttcaatcaaactTTGTATAAAGCTAAAGTGACTGAAAATGCAGCAAAAGGCACTCACGTTCTGACTGTGAATGCCACTGATGCCGATAGCGGTTCAAATGGGAAAGTCACATACTCgttttcaaaattaaatgcaGAAATCGCCGATTTGTTTCATATCGATGAGATGACAGGATGCATTTCGGTTGTAAACCAAATTGATtatgaaaaagacaaaacgaTAGAGTTCATGGTTGACGCCAAAGATCAAGGAGGACTGAGTGAGTCCACCAAAGTGGAAATCGAAGTCCTGGATTTGAATGATAACGTCCCCGTCCTCAACGTGATGTCCTTCACGAGTCCGGTTTCAGAAGACTCCCCGGCTGGTACCACGATTGGTATCATGAACGTGAAAGACCAGGATTCTGGCGAAAACGGTCACGTGAGGTGCGCCATCCAAGGCCGCGTTCCATTTCGCATGAAATCCAACGTGCGAAATTATTTTGCCTTGGTGACCGATGCCGATTTCGATCGCGAAAGCGTGTCCGAATATAACATCACGGTCGTCGCGTCGGACGCCGGCTCGCCTCCCCTCTCCGCCGAGagaacttttcatttgaaagtttCCGACGTGAACGACAACGCTCCTGTGTTTGCCGTCAGCTTTTATCGTGCCGACCTCGCCGAAAACAACTCGCCGGGTGTTTCCGTGCTGAGAGTGAGCGCCAAAGACCCAGATGAAAACCAGAACGCTCGTGTCTCTTACATGTTGGAGCAGGGCGAGATCGGGGGAACTCCGATTGCCTCGTTTGTGTCCGTGAACGCCCAAAGCGGCGTCGTCAGCGCCGTGCGCTCCTTCGACTACGAGCGGATGAAGCGGCTGGACTTTGCGGTGCGAGCGCAGGACGGAGGCTCCCCTCCTCTCTGCGGCAACGTGAGCGTGGGCATCCTGATCCGGGACCAGAACGACAACGCCCCTCAGGTCCTGTACCCGGTCCCGCCGCACGCCGAAACGGTGCCTCGTTCGGCAGACGCGGGCTATCTGGTGACTAAAGTGGTGGCCGTGGACGTGGACTCCGGACAGAACGCCTGGCTCTCCTATAAAGTGCAGCACAAATTTGCCACAGACAGGGGGGCGCTGTTTGAAGTGGGCCTCCACAATGGAGAAATGCGAACTGTCCGCCGAGTGACCGATAAAGACGCCGTCAAACAAAGACTGACCGTCGTCGTGGAGGACAACGGGCGGCCCTCTCGTTCGGCCACGGTGGCGGTGAACGTGGCGCTGGCGGACGGCTTCCCCGAAGTGCCGAGGTCGGAGTTCGCCGACGACTTgagcgaggacgacgacgaccggCTGACTTTTTACTTAGTCTCGGCTCTGGCTGCGGTCTCCTTCCTCTTCGTCGCCTCTTTGCTGCTTATCGTATCGCTCAAAGTGTACAGGTGGAGACGGTCTCGCGTCCCGTACCGCTCCGACCTCCCCGTCATTCCGTACTATCCGCCGCGCTACTGCGACACGTTGGGGACGGCGGGGACGCTCCCGCACGTCTACAGTTACGAGGCGTGCGCCGCCGCCAAAGGTCACGTGACGAACACGCAAGCCGTGAGTCAAAGTTTAGTGAGCGTGGACGGAGCGGACGCCGACGTGCCGCACGGCGGCGAGCAGACGTCGGGGAACTGCTCTCGGATGTCGACTCTGGTGAGTCAGATATTCTGCAATTCTTCCTCTATAGTTTTTGTAATCTGA
- the LOC133407453 gene encoding protocadherin gamma-A4-like: protein MVLQKPLDREALPSLSLKLIAVDGGNPQRSGTVNIHISVLDVNDNAPVFNQSVYKAAVTENAAHNHFVVTVNASDADFGSNSLVTYHFADMDSGLRDVFAIDETSGVISVRGSIDFEKNKKHELRIDAKDQGGLTDSCKVIVDVIDVNDNAPAMSVMSFTSPVSEDSPPGTTVAIINVKDADSAENGKVTCRIEQNSPFKIRSNLRNYHTLLTDAPLDRESVSEYNITVVATDAGLPTLWTQKTLNLKISDVNDNAPVFSRGLYSAIITENNPPGNSIITLTAKDPDHSQNARVSYILEDASIGGSLVSEYVTINAQSGVVSAVRSFDYERMKRLDFAVRAQDGGSPPLCGNVSVGILIRDQNDNAPQVLYPVPPHAETVPRSADAGYLVTKVVAVDVDSGQNAWLSYKVQHKFATDRGALFEVGLHNGEMRTVRRVTDKDAVKQRLTVVVEDNGRPSRSATVAVNVALADGFPEVPRSEFADDLSEDDDDRLTFYLVSALAAVSFLFVACSLLIVSLKVYRWRRSRVLYRSDLPVIPYYPPRYCDTLGTAGTLPHVYSYEACAAAKGHVTNTQAVSQSLVSVDGADADVPRGGEQTSGNCSRMSTLVSQMFLCFMTFTASRGCMTCFALCC, encoded by the coding sequence ATGGTGCTTCAGAAGCCGCTGGACAGGGAGGCGCTCCCCAGTCTGTCTTTAAAATTAATAGCAGTGGACGGCGGAAACCCGCAAAGGTCTGGGACGGTCAATATTCATATTTCCGTACTGGACGTGAACGACAACGCGCCTGTTTTCAACCAATCCGTGTACAAAGCCGCCGTCACGGAGAACGCTGCTCACAATCATTTTGTGGTCACTGTGAATGCCAGCGACGCAGACTTCGGGTCGAATAGTCTTGTGACTTATCATTTTGCAGACATGGACAGCGGCCTGCGTGACGTGTTTGCCATCGACGAAACCAGTGGTGTGATTTCCGTGAGGGGCTCTATTGATttcgagaaaaacaaaaaacacgagCTGAGAATAGATGCCAAGGACCAGGGAGGTTTGACGGACTCGTGTAAAGTGATCGTTGACGTCATTGATGTGAATGACAACGCCCCCGCGATGAGCGTCATGTCCTTCACGAGTCCGGTGTCGGAGGACTCCCCTCCTGGCACAACTGTTGCAATCATCAACGTGAAAGACGCTGACTCGGCTGAAAACGGAAAGGTGACGTGCAGAATTGAGCAAAATTCACCTTTTAAAATCCGATCGAACTTGAGAAATTATCACACCTTGTTAACAGACGCGCCTTTAGATCGTGAAAGTGTTTCCGAATATAACATCACAGTCGTTGCCACAGACGCAGGGCTTCCTACTCTGTGGACCCAAAAAACCTTGAATCTGAAAATCTCTGACGTCAACGACAATGCTCCAGTGTTTTCGCGCGGCCTTTACAGCGCGATCATCACAGAAAATAACCCTCCTGGAAATTCGATCATCACACTTACTGCTAAAGATCCTGATCATAGTCAAAATGCGCGTGTTTCTTATATTTTAGAGGATGCTAGTATTGGTGGATCTCTAGTGTCTGAGTATGTTACTATAAACGCCCAAAGCGGCGTCGTCAGCGCCGTGCGCTCCTTCGACTACGAGCGGATGAAGCGGCTGGACTTTGCGGTGCGAGCGCAGGACGGAGGCTCCCCTCCTCTCTGCGGCAACGTGAGCGTGGGCATCCTGATCCGGGACCAGAACGACAACGCCCCTCAGGTCCTGTACCCGGTCCCGCCGCACGCCGAAACGGTGCCTCGTTCGGCAGACGCGGGCTATCTGGTGACGAAAGTGGTGGCCGTGGACGTGGACTCCGGACAGAACGCCTGGCTCTCCTATAAAGTGCAGCACAAATTTGCCACAGACAGGGGGGCGCTGTTTGAAGTGGGCCTCCACAATGGAGAAATGCGAACTGTCCGCCGAGTGACCGATAAAGACGCCGTCAAACAAAGACTGACCGTCGTCGTGGAGGACAACGGGCGGCCCTCTCGTTCGGCCACGGTGGCGGTGAACGTGGCGCTGGCGGACGGCTTCCCCGAAGTGCCGAGGTCGGAGTTCGCCGACGACTTgagcgaggacgacgacgaccggCTGACTTTTTACTTGGTCTCGGCTCTGGCTGCGGTCTCCTTCCTCTTCGTCGCCTGCTCGCTGCTTATCGTATCGCTCAAGGTGTACAGGTGGAGACGGTCTCGCGTCTTGTACCGCTCCGACCTCCCCGTCATTCCGTACTATCCGCCGCGCTACTGCGACACGTTGGGGACGGCGGGGACGCTCCCGCACGTCTACAGTTACGAGGCGTGCGCCGCCGCCAAAGGTCACGTGACGAACACGCAAGCCGTGAGTCAAAGTTTAGTGAGCGTGGACGGAGCGGACGCCGACGTGCCGCGCGGCGGCGAGCAGACGTCGGGGAACTGCTCTCGGATGTCGACTCTGGTGAGTCAGATGTTTCTCTGTTTCATGACTTTTACTGCTTCTCGAGGTTGTATGACTTGTTTTGCTTTATGTTGCTGA